CGCGGCGTTCATGGGGGCCACCCTCGCCGGATACCTGGCCGTCGTACTCTCTGGGAGGTCGCGCGCGTACGGCGCTGCGACTACGTCCCAACGGAGGAACCTTGTCCATGAAACGCACGTTGACGCTCACTTTGGCTGCTGCGGCAGCCCTCACGCTTGCGCTCTCCGCGTGCTCGAGTGCCCCGGCTCCCGTTGCTGGCGGTGTCGATGCCGCAACGGCCACGAGTCTCACCGCTTTTGGCGAGCTGGCCGACCTCGAGGCCGCGGCCGAGGCTGAGGGAACCCTCAACGTGATTGCACTGCCCCGTGACTGGGCCAACTACGGTGCCATTCTCGACGCTTTCAGCGCGAAGTACCCCGACATCACCATCAACGAGGCGTCACCGGACGGATCGAGCGCCGAAGAGATCGCGGCCGCCAAGAACCTGCAGGGGCAGGACACCGCCCCCGACGTCTTCGACCTGGGTCTCGCCGTGGCCGCGGCCAATACCGACATGTTTGCGCCCTACCAGGTGGCCACGTGGTCGGAGATTCCCGACGCTCTCAAGGAAGCCAGCGGACTCTACACGGGTGACTACGGCGGCTACATGGCGGTCGGCTATGACCCCGATGCCGTGCCCGCCCCCGAGAAACTCTCTGATCTGCTGGGAAGCGACTACAAGGGCAAGGTCGCGATCAATGGTGACCCCACTCAGGCCGGTGCGGCCTTCGCCGCGGTGGGCCTCGCGAGTGTGCAGAACGGTGGATCCGTAGATGACTTTCAGCCCGGAATTGA
This sequence is a window from Cryobacterium sp. CG_9.6. Protein-coding genes within it:
- a CDS encoding extracellular solute-binding protein, whose product is MKRTLTLTLAAAAALTLALSACSSAPAPVAGGVDAATATSLTAFGELADLEAAAEAEGTLNVIALPRDWANYGAILDAFSAKYPDITINEASPDGSSAEEIAAAKNLQGQDTAPDVFDLGLAVAAANTDMFAPYQVATWSEIPDALKEASGLYTGDYGGYMAVGYDPDAVPAPEKLSDLLGSDYKGKVAINGDPTQAGAAFAAVGLASVQNGGSVDDFQPGIDFFSDLNEAGNFLKVDPTPATIASGETPVVFDWDYLNVSYGTQLEGQRNWKVVVFPGTGYAGYYNQAVSKDAPHPAAARLWQEFLYSDEGQNLWLAGGARPARAEAMETAGTIDTALFDALPQTPETTVVPTEAQAAAAATLLGEKWAAAVQ